TGGTGCTTTGGGGGATTTACTTATTTTTTGAGCTTTTGAGGGCTGTTTTTAGAAATCAAGTTTTGTCAATGCTCTGGGATTTTTCAAACAGCCTCAGATCACTCTACCTTTAGCACCGTTAGAAAGGCTTCTTGGGGAAGTTCCACCTTTCCAAACTGCTTTAATCTCTTTTTCCCTTCCTTTTGCTTTTCTAAAAGCTTTTTCTTCCTTGTGATGTCTCCACCGTAGCACTTTGCTGTGACATTTGCTCTCAATGGAGGTATTCTTTCTGAGGCTATGATCTTGTTGCCTATACCTGCTTGAACTTTGACCTCAAAGAGTTGCCTTGGGATCACTTCCTTGAGTTTTTCTACCAACTGTCTTGCCCTTCTGTAAGCTTTATCTCTGTGAACTATGAAAGAAAGCGCGTCTACGGGTTCATTGTTTATAAACACGTTTAGTTTTACAAGGTCTTCCTCTCTGAAGCCTAAAAACTCATAATCGTAAGATGCATAACCCTTTGAAACACCCTTAATCTTATCGTGAAAGTCCATAATGACCTCACTAAGGGGCATTTCGTACTCAAGCATGACCGTGTTGGGATCAAGGTATACAAACTTCTTTTGGATACCTCGCTTTTCCTGACACAGACTCATAATATTTCCCACATAGTCTTTAGGTGTGATTATAGTGATCAGCACAAAAGGCTCTTCTATGGCATCAATATAACCCCAATTCTCGGGAAGTTCCGAAGGATTCCTTATCTCCTTTATTTCTCCATTTTTTAGTCTTACCCTGTAGACCACGCTGGGTGCTGTGGTGATGATACTAACTCCGTATTCCCTCTCTAATCTCTCTTGGACTATCTCCATGTGCAAAAGTCCCAAGAAGCCGACCCTAAAACCGAGCCCTAAGGCTGGTGATGTTTCGGGTTCGTACTGAATGGCAGCATCGTTTATAGAGTACTTTTCAAGAGCATCTCTTAACTCTTCGTAAGTGTATCCCTCTGAAGGATATATACCTGCATAAACCATGGGTTTAGCAGGTCTAAAGCCAGGCACTGGACTGCTTGCGGGATTTTTTGCGTCTGTTATGGTATCCCCTATCTTTATGTCTCTCACATCCTTTATGGATGCAGCTATGTATCCCACCTCACCTGCGCTGAGTTTCTCAAACTTGGTCATCTTGGGAGTTTGCGCTCCAACCTCTGTTACCTCAAACTCCTTGCCTGTAGAGAAGAGTCTTATGCGCATACCGGGTTTTACCTCACCGTCAAAGACCCTCACAAAGGCTACCGCACCTCTATAAGGGTCATAGTAAGAGTCAAAGATAAGAGCCTTCAGAGGAGCTTGAGCATTTCCTTTTGGTGGTGGTATGCGCTTGACTATGGCTTCAAGCACTTGCTTTATGCCTATGCCTTCCTTTGCGGATATAAGAAGGACATCTTCTGAGGGAAGACCCAGTATGTCCTCTATCTGTTTTTTAACCCTTTCTGGGTCCGCAGAAGGCAGGTCAATCTTGTTTATTACTGGCAGGATCACCAAATCTTGTTCTACAGCCTTCCAAAAGTTAGCTACTGTTTGAGCCTCTATTCCTTGCGTTGCATCTACTAAGAGTATAGCCCCTTCACACGCAGCAAGAGCCCTTGAAACCTCATAAGAGAAATCCACGTGTCCCGGTGTGTCTATAAGGTGTAGAGTATAAGTATTTCCATCTTCTGCCCTGTAGAACATCTTAACCGCCTGAAGTTTAATGGTTATACCTCTTTCCCTTTCTATCTCTAAGGTGTCTAACATCTGATCTTTTAGCTCTCGCCTTGAGACGCTCCCAGTGTATTCAAGAAGTCTGTCCGCAAGGGTAGATTTGCCATGATCTACATGCGCTATTATGGAGAAGTTTCTTATGAGCTCCATAGTATTTATAAATTTAAGAGCTTTTTCCGAAGTCTAAGTTCAGAAAAACAAGGCATAACCTTTCAAACAGAACTAAATTGCTCTGTTTTTTATTTACCCTGCAGGATCTAAAACCTCCTATCCATGAGGACTTGGAGAAAACCAAGTTTAAGAAGCTTTGTTAATGGATATTTTAGGAATAACAATCCCACACAGTGGGCTTACAAACTTAAGCCAAGTACTCAAGTCCAGTCTCAAGGACTACATGCTGTCTCAATCCCACACGGTGGGCTAAAAAACTCTTTGTCCAATGCACTGTTAGATACTCATGTGCATTGTCGCAATCCCACACAGTGGGCTAAAAAACCTAAAGTGTATAAGATTGTGCATGAGGTTTTAGAAAGGTCGCAATCCCACACAGTGGGCTAAAAAACGAAACACTGATAATCTATGCGAGCAGAAGCGGAAGGTTATAGTCGCAATCCCACACAGTGGGCTAAAAAACGAGATGATAGTTGTATCTATGGCATGCACTATCAAGATAGGAGAGAGGTCGCAATCCCACACAGTGGGCTAAAAAACTTGGCATTGTAAAAGGCTTTCCCTTCTCAGTTATAGGGTCGCAATCCCACACAGTGGGCTAAAAAACGTAGCCATGCTGAGGTATGTACATCCAGAAAACATTGGTCGCAATCCCACACAGTGGGCTAAAAAACATCAGTACCCACAACTATTCTTTGATCTCAAGAAATAGTCGCAATCCCACACAGTGGGCTAAAAAACCCCAAATCCTTACATGCTTGATCTCATTCTCTCTCAAGCATTTCACCAGAGGGCTACCCTCTTTAAATGAAGTTAATTTTCGGAAATTTTCAGTTCCCAAAAATGGGCTAAAAAAGTACAACTTATAAGTATTGGAACTCAATTATCCCCAAAGTACCTCATCAAAACATCAAAATGCCAAAGTGTTTTGATGCACACATAAAAGCTATATAGCCCTCTTCTCCTACAAACACAAACCCTATTCAGTTGTCAAGATAACAAGGGTCAGTTTCCTGACCCTCAGTTCCAGCTTGGTAGATAATCTACCACACTTTACGAGAAAATGCAAGAGTATAAAGAAACTCTTTGTAGCAGGTCTTCATCGTAGGGAGATCTTTTGCTACTTTTCAAACAGCTTCACTACTATATGAGACTTTCCTTTAATGTCTTTACTCTTTCCTTGAGTTCGGAAAGTATCATAAGAGCTTGCAGAGGTGTGGTGTGTGCTATGTCAATACTTTCAATGTGTTGTAAGATTTCCTGCCACTTGTGTTCTTTTTCTATATGGACGCTCTGTATATAAACCTTCTCAAGAAAAGGAACTTGGTACTCTGAGAGTATCTCTTCTGCACGCCTTATGACCTTTTCGGGAAGTCCTGCCATTTTAGCTACTTCTATCCCAAAGCTTCCTTCTGCTTTTCCTCGCGTGAGTCTGTATAGGAAAAGGAGCTTATCTTGGTTTTTGGATATGGCCATGTGATAGTTTTTTATACAAGGGAAGCGCTCCTCAAGCTTGGTGATCTCCAAGTAGTGGGTGGCAATAAGAGTCCTTGCTTTTATGTTTTCTGCTATGTATTCTAAAATAGCCTTACTCAGGGCTATGCCGTCATAAGTGGAAGTCCCCCTTCCCACTTCGTCAAGAATTATTAGGCTTCTTTCGTCCGCAGAGTTAAGTATGCTTGCCACTTCCAGCATCTCATTCATAAAGGTGGATACCCCCAACGCTAACATGTCTCCAGAACCTATGCGTGCGTGCAAAGAAGAAACTGTACCTATGCGTGCATACTCACACGGTAAGAAAGAACCCATATGTGCCATTAGGGTCAGTACCGCCACCTGCCTTATATAACTGGACTTTCCCGCCATATTAGGACCTGTGATGACTATGATGAGCTCATCTTCCGTTATGTGCGTATCGTTGGGAACATAATCCTTTACAAAGGCGCATATAAGTGGGTGTTTCCCTTCCTTTATCTCTATGACCTTTTCATCAGTAATTATGGGCTTTTTCCACCCCTGCTCAAGGGCTAAGTACGCCAAAGACTGAATGTAGTCTAAGTATCCTATCGCTTGGGCACTCTTTGCTATGTTTTCTACCTTTGAGAGCACCCTTTCCTTTAACTCTAAGAATATCTCGTATTCAAGGTCCTTTATCCTTGTTTGAGCGGAAAGTATTTTTTCTTCCATAAGGGAGAGCTCATCCGTGATGAATCTTTCAGAATTACTAAGAGTCTGTCTTCTTTTAAAATACTTAGGCACATGCTTGAGATTGGGTTTAGTGACTTCTATGTAGAAGCCCATAACTCTGTTGTAGCCTATCTTTAGGCTCTGAATGTTGGTTTCTTTTCGCAGTTTCTCTTCGTATTCTTTCACAAGCTTTTCGGAATTCCTCAGTATGTCCCTAAGATGATCAAGTTCTGGATGCACACCGTCCTTTATTAAACCACCCTCTTTTAGATGCAGTGGTGGATCATCTACAAGGGTAGTGTCTATGTCCAGTGCTATATCTCTGAGATCCTCCATATCTTGCAACTGCTCTTTTAGTACTTCAGAAGAGAAGCCTACATTCATGAGTTTTTCTCTAAGATCAGCTAATAAGAAAAGGGCTTTTTTTAGAAGGACAAAATCTTTCGGTGTTGCAAGATTTCCGCTTATTTTAGATGTAAGTCTTTCCAAATCCGGCATGTCCTCTAAAATTTCCCTTATCTGCAAAAGCAGTTCCCTTCTATTTATTAACTCTTCGACCGCAGATTGCATCTTAAGGATCCTTTCTTTGCTTCTGAAAGGATGCAGAATGTGAAACTTGAGCCTTCTTTTGCCCATTCCAGTGAGAGTTCTGTTTATGACGCTAAAGAGAGATATATCTTCGCGTCCTTCGTAACTCTCAAGAAGCTCAAGCCCACGCCTTGCCCTGTAGTCTATCCTAACATACCCTTCATCTGCATAAGGTCTTGGCTTTTTCACAAAGGGTGTAAAGCTCTTTTGAGTGTTTTTAAGGTAAAGGTAGGCACCTCCGCACGGGATTAGTTCTTCTTGGGATTCAAACCCCAAAGCCTTACTGTTGTATACGTTAAAATCCTTAAAGAGTACCCTAAGACCTTCCGTAAAGTAATCCTCGTCAAGCTCTGTCCTGTAAGCTTTTATAAGCTTCTCAAACTCAAAGTCTGTGCCCTTTTTGAGAAGAACTTCTTTTGGAGAAAACTTACACATAAATTCGTAGGCCTGCTCCTTTGAAAAAGCACCTGCAACAAACTCTCCCGTTGAAGGGTTAAGGTATGCGCAAAAGTACTTTTTACCTTTGTTGTATACGCACACAAGCCCAGATAATTCCTTCTCAAAGTAAGTACCCGGTGTTATAACTCTGATGACATCCCTTTTGACTATACCCTTTGCCTGACTTGCATCTTCTAACTGCTCACATATGGCTACCTTGTAGCCTTTGGATACGAGTCTGTTTATGTATGTGGAAGAAGAATGGTATGGCACACCGCACATGGGAATTCTTTCTCTTCCCTTACCGCTTGGTCTTGATGTAAGAACAAGGCCCAGTTCCTTAGAGCCTATGTGAGCATCTTCATAAAAAAGCTCGTAAAAATCCCCAAGGCGAAAAAGGAGAAGACAGTCTGGATAGAGTCTTTTAAAGTGGTGATACTGAGAGAGCATAGGCGTAAGGTCATCATCACTTGGCGTATTCCACATGTCTTGTCTCCCTTATAACCACTACCTTTATCTGTCCTGGGTACTCCATCTCTTCCTCTATCTTTCTTGCTATTTCTTTTGAAAGCATGTAGGCTTCCTCATCGCTTATCTCTTCAGGATTTACTATGATCCTCACTTCTCTACCTGCCTGCACCGCATAGGCGTTGGCTACACCTTTGAAGGACTTTACTATGCTTTCAAGCTTTTCAAGTCTTTTAAGATAGGTTTCCAAGCTTTCCCTTCTTGCACCAGGCCTTGCTGCTGATAGGGCATCTGCTGCGCAAACAAGAGCAACTTCTGGATATCTCACTGGCTCTTCGTTGTGATGAGCCCTTATGGCGTTTAGCACTGGGTCAGGTTCTCCGTACTTTTTGCAAAGCTCTATACCTATGTCTGTGTGAGATCCACCAAGCTCGTGGGATATGGACTTGCCTATGTCGTGTAAAAGTCCTGCCCTTCTTGCCATCTTGGCATCAAGCCCCAACTCCTCAGCCATAAGTCCTGCAAGGTATGCTACCTCTTTGGAGTGTAAAAGAACATTCTGAGAGTAGCTTGTCCTAAAGTACAGCTTTCCTATGTAGTAGTATAGACCGGGATTTATGTCGTAGAGTCCAAGCTCAACACAAGTTTCTTCTCCCATCTTTCTTATCTTATCATCCATCTCTTTCTTGACTTGATTTACTACCTCTTCTATACGCGCAGGGTGTATTCTTCCATCTTCTATGAGTATCTGCAAAGCTTCTTTGGCTATCTCTCTCCTTAGGGGATCAAAGGACGATATGGTTACTACATCAGGTGTGTCATCTATTATAAGGTCCACACCTGTTAAAAGCTCAAAGGTTCTTATGTTTCTACCCTCCCTTCCTATGATCCTACCTTTAAACTCGTTGCTGGGAAGTTCTACTGTGGTTGTTGTGTAGTTTATGGCTATTTCTGGTGATAATCTCTGTATGGCTGTGGTTATGACTTTTTTGGCTTCAAACTCTGCTCTCTCTCTTGTTTCTTCCTCTATTCGTTTGAATATCTTTATAGCTTCTATCTTGGCTTCTTCTTCTGCTCTCTTGAGAATTTCCGCTCTTGCTTCCTCCATACTCATGGATGCTATTCTCTGTAGCTCAAGCATTTCCTTCTGAATCAAAGACTCTATCTCTTTTTCTTTTTGGTAAATGCTGCTTAGTCTTTCTTCTGCCTCTTTTTGAAGTTTTTCAAGCTGTTTTTCTGCGTCTCTTATGTCCTTTTCTCTTCTGTATAGCTCTTCTTCTCTTCTTTCCAAAACCTCAAGACGCCTCTCAAGTTGGTGTTCCTTCTGCATAAGGCTTTGCTCTAATTTCTGGATCTGCGCCCTTTTTTCCCTGATCTCCTCTTCTACCTCCTTCCGTCTGTTTTCCAGTTCCTCTTTTATTTTTTCTGCTTCTCCTTTGGCTCTTGCAAGTATGCTCTGGGCTTCTTCTTTGGAGAGTCTTATGTATTTTTCTGCCTCTTCCTTAGCTATACTGAGAATTCTTTCCGCTTCTGCTTGAGCTCTTTGAACTATCTGCCTGGCTTCCATTTCCACTCTCTGTATATCTACCTGAGGCATCTCTTTTTGCTGGCTTTTTCCCAACAGTTTTGAAACCAAAAATCCTACCCCACCAGAGAGTAAAACCACTATAAATAAGACTAACAACACTTCAGCACTCATACCTTTTACCTCCTTTTAAGATGTATGATTCGGTGACCAGCACATCTACAGGCTGGTCCCATTCGTCTGTAGGTATCTCTTGCACCACTTGAAAACTGTAAGCTACTCCAATCTTTACCCCCATTATCTTTTGAAGAAGTCTGTCGTAATAACCTCTGCCAAAGCCTATTCTGTATCCTCTTTCGTCAAAGACCACTCCGGGCACTATGGCAAGCTCTACCTCATAAGGGGAAAACTCTTTTCCTCCCATTGGTTCTGGTATGCAAAAAGATCCGGGCTTTATCTGTTCTTGACTTGTAATGCTATAGAGTTTTAGCTCTTGTCCTTCCACCTTGGGAAGAAGAACTCGCTTTTTAAGAGAGAGAGACTCCCATATGAGAGAAGTGAGATCCGGCTCTTTCCTTATAGGGCAGTAAAGTAGGATATTTTTAGCTTCCTTGAACTCTTTGAGGCTTTTGAGCTTAGCCTTTATCTTTTCCGAGTATATACTTCTTTCTTCCTCGGTGAGGGTATCTCTTTTATTTAAAAATTCCTTTCTTAGCTCGCTCTTTTTTAGCAACTTCATCTTCCGCCTCCTTTCTCAGGAGGGGAAGGCAAGAAACCCACCCGTGTGGTGGCAGGAAGGCTCCGGTGGGCCCCAATCCCTATAGGTGGGTGCTCTCCCGGAACGCCCTTAGGACTGTTCCGGAGCCGAGCTCCCTACTGGCTCACCTTGTGGACCCCAAATTAAACCTCTCTACCACCAACAGGGCAGGCTCTATCTAAGTTTCGCACCAAAACTTTCCTCAAGGGAGCTAACCAATGCTTTTACAGCACTGTTAGCCTCCTCATCGGACATGGTACCTTCAAAGCTTCTGAATATCAACCTAAAACTCACACTTTTCTTGCCTTCCCCAACATCTGAGCCTGTGTAAATACTAAAAACTTTCACTTCTTCCAACTTCTCTTTGAGCATGTCCTTCATATGGAATATTAATTTATCCACAGGGGTGTCTTTGTCTATAACCAGTGAAAGGTCCCTTATGACTGGTGGAAACTTGGAGAAAGGTTTGTATCTTTTTTTACTTTCCTTAATAAGTGCCATTTTTAGCTCTCCAACAAACACATCGCCTTTTATACCAAGGATTTGAGTTATTCTGGGGTTTAGCTGTCCTAAAAAGCCGAATTTTTCACCCTTATGGAGAAGTTCCACCTGCAGTTTTGGATGTAAGAAGGAGTAAGAGGATAAGTTTGTTTCAAAACTAATGCCAAAAAGCCTACCCACATCAAGAAAGAGACTAAGAGCGTGATAGGGAGTGTAGTTTTCTTGTGGATAAAGCCTCTGAGTCCCTACAAGAAGAATGCCTAACCTATCTTCTTCTCTGTTAGAGAAATAAACTCTTCCTAACTCAAAAAGAGCCATATGGTAGTTATGCTGTCTTTGATTGTGCAAGCATGCCTTTATTAGAGAAGGTATAAGAGATGTTCTCATGTAGGCTTGGCTCTTTACGAGGGGATTGCTTATTTCTACACTGGGCTTTTCAATTCCCAAAAGCTCATACAAAGTTAAATCCTCAAAGGAGAAGGATATGACCTCAAAGAGTCCCCTGCTTTTGAGTAAGCACCTTACCTTGTCAAAGCGCTCATCTTTCTCAAAGGGCACGGACGGAAGTTTCATAACTTGGGCATCTAAACTGTCGTATCCTTTTATCCTTAGAACTTCTTCTATTATGTCTACATCTGTTTGTATGTCAAAGCTCCTGTGGGAAGGCACGTTAACTTCAATACCACATCTGAGAGGCTTGTTGGGAATGCACAGTCTGTTTAGTATGTCCGATACTTCCCTTCTGTCCATATGCTCACCAGCATACCTTCTGTACTTTTCTAAGCTCAAAAAGATGCTTTTGGGTTCGTAAGGTACAGGATACACATCTCTTAGGGCAACTAACTTGCCTCCTGCTATATCAAGGATAAGCTCTATGGCTTTATCCTGATACCTTTTTACACCCTCTATGTCTATGCTTCTTTCAAACCTGTAGGAGCTGTCTGTTTGAACGCTTAGTAATTTAGAAGACTTTCTTATCCTGTAAGGCTCAAAGTAAGCAGACTCTAAGAGGATTCTTTTGGTCTTACTGCTTACTGCGGTATTTTCAAGACCTATTACTCCCGCTATGGCTATAGCCTTCTCTTCATCCGCTATGACCAGGTTCTCCTCTGTGAGTTCCTTCTGAGTACCCATAAGTGTAAGTACCTTCTCACCCTGCCTTGCTTTCCTTACCCTTATACCGCCTTTTAGGGTATCTGCGTCAAAAGCGTGAAGAGGTTGTCCGTCGCGCAACATAATGTAGTTGGTTATATCCACTATGTTATTGATGGTTCTAAGACCGCATTGCCACAACCTTTTTCTTAACCAAAGAGGTGATGGTTTGACAGAAACACCTTCTATGAGAGCTCCTCTGTATCTTTTGCAGTCTGGGTCAAGTATCTGCACATCTATGTCTCCAAAGTCTTCAAAACTTACCGCCTTTTCCTCCTTTAGGTCTTTTCTAAATATGGCACACAGGTCTCTTGCCACCCCCCTTACACTAAGCATATCACCCCTGTTGGGAGTGATCTCTATCTCAAAGACATATTCACCAAAGCCAAGAAGGTCATAAGCGGATGTGCCGGGCTTAAAATCTTCCTGCACCTTAAGCACACCATCTGAATGGGACTCAAGCCCAAGCTCCTGTGTAGAAAGTAGCATACCTTCGGAAACAACACCATCAAAATCCCTCTTGCTTACGCACATGTTTCCAACTTTTGCATTAGGAAGTGCCACAATAACACCGTCTCCTGCTTTTACGCTTTTGTCTGCAGTGATCACCTTGGGATAGTAATGCCCACCTATGTCTATCTGGCAAACCACAAGGTTTTGTCTTGTTGGGTGTGGTCTTACATCAACTACTTTGCCAAAAACCACACCATCCATATCCACATGAAATTTATGTAGGCTTGTTTCCACACTTCTTAGAGTAAGCTCACGAGCTATGTCCTCTGGAGGAATGTCGCTTATGTCTATGAACTCAGAGAGCCAAGTGTAAGGGAATCTCATATAAACATTATAGTATAATGCTACTATGCACGGATACTTTGGAAAGTTTGGTGGTAGGTTCGTTCCAGAAACCCTCATGTACGCTCTTGAGGAGCTTGAAAGTCAATACGAAGAGATAAAGTCAGATAAGAGCTTTTGGGAAGAGCTAAACTATTACCTCAGGACTTACGCAGGCAGACCTACACCCTTATACTTTGCTAAAAACCTAACTGAATATGCAGGTGGCGCCAAGATATACATAAAGAGGGAGGACCTTTTGCACACGGGTGCTCACAAGATAAACAACACCTTAGGACAAGCTTTACTTACCAAAAGGATGGGCAAAAGGAGAGTGATAGCGGAAACGGGAGCTGGTCAGCACGGTGTGGCTACCGCCACCGCCTGCGCTCTTTTGGGACTTGACTGCACCGTTTATATGGGAGAAGAGGATGCAAAGAGACAAGAACTCAATGTCTTTAGAATGAAGCTCTTGGGTGCAAAAGTTCAAGTGGTAAAAAGTGGAAGTAAAACCCTAAAAGATGCCATAAACGAAGCTCTAAGAGACTGGGTTTCCCATGTGGAGACTACACATTACATAATAGGTTCTGTAGTGGGACCTCATCCTTTTCCTACCATAGTGAGAGACTTTCAGAAAGTAATAGGTGAGGAGGCAAAAGAGCAAATACTTAAGGCAGAAGGTAGGCTACCTGATGTGGTGATTGCATGCGTAGGGGGAGGTTCAAACGCTATGGGGATATTCTACCCTTTTGTTGAAGATACAGAAGTTAGATTAATAGGTGTGGAAGCTGGAGGATTGGGGCTGAGCAGTGGCAAACATGCTGCTTCAATAAATGGTGGAAGCGTAGGAGTTCTTCACGGTATGAAGTCTTACTTTCTGCAAGATGAAGAAGGACAGATCATGCCTACACATTCTGTATCTGCAGGTCTTGATTATCCGGGTGTTGGTCCAGAACATGCCTACCTTTTTGAGACCAAAAGGGCTCAGTATGTGTATGCCACTGACGAAGAAGCCTTAGAAGGTTTTAAGCTCCTCTCCAAGCTTGAAGGTATAATACCTGCCTTAGAGCCTGCTCACGCAGTATTGAAAGCGGTTCAAGTTGCCAAAGAGTTAGGTAAAGACGGTATTGTGCTTTTGAACCTCTCAGGAAGAGGAGACAAAGATATGTATCATGTTATGAATTTGCTCAAAAGATCTCCAAGCGAAGAGGACTAAGGCTTCTAATCTTTTTTAGCACCTCTCCCATGCGTGCGCTGTTCACCTTCAAAAGCGCATCTATTCCTCGTTTAGTCTTTCTGTATCTTCCTTTGACACCTAAACTTTCCAAAGACTTTCTTACATCTTTGGAAAAACTCGCCAAGATTATTTTTGAGAAAGGTGGCAAATTCTCTTCCTTTCTGCGTTCCCATTCCTTATCCAAGTAGTTTTCCCAATGGTTTCTTTTGATGTCCTCAAGTATGCTATGTTCAGCAAATAAAGTTTGTATCAAAAGCTTTTCTTTTGCCAAGGCTCTTGCCCTCCACACATACCTATAGAAGTTTTCTTCCGCATTGAAAAAGGGCACAGAAAGAAGGTTATCCGCACTTACTACCACCACAAGATGGTAAAAACCAGACAGAGTGGGATAAGTGCTAAAAGTAAAGTTTTCTCTAAGACCAAACAGGTTTTCCACCTCTTCCATCACTCTATCTATTCCAAAGCTTGAGCTTTCCACCACTCCACCACATTCGGGACACACCACCTCACTCTTAAAATTGCAGTTGGTACATACGAGTTGTTCATCATCTTTGTAAAGTGTCAAAAAGGTCTCACATACAGGACACATGCAAAGGCTCTGACATCTGGGACAGTAAGCGTAGCTGTATCCCTTTTTGTTAACTAAAAAAAGCACTTTCTTGTCAAGGAAATCCTCTAAGACCTTTAAAGTGTCCGCAGAGAATATCTCTTTTCCCTGTCTTTTTACCACCTGCACTTGTACATCTGATAAATACCGCTCCATCTGAATTCTTCCGGATTTTACCAGATGATAAGTCTGTATATCCATAGCGGGCGTGCATATGACAAAGGATGCACCCAGAT
Above is a genomic segment from Hydrogenobacter hydrogenophilus containing:
- the lepA gene encoding translation elongation factor 4, translating into MELIRNFSIIAHVDHGKSTLADRLLEYTGSVSRRELKDQMLDTLEIERERGITIKLQAVKMFYRAEDGNTYTLHLIDTPGHVDFSYEVSRALAACEGAILLVDATQGIEAQTVANFWKAVEQDLVILPVINKIDLPSADPERVKKQIEDILGLPSEDVLLISAKEGIGIKQVLEAIVKRIPPPKGNAQAPLKALIFDSYYDPYRGAVAFVRVFDGEVKPGMRIRLFSTGKEFEVTEVGAQTPKMTKFEKLSAGEVGYIAASIKDVRDIKIGDTITDAKNPASSPVPGFRPAKPMVYAGIYPSEGYTYEELRDALEKYSINDAAIQYEPETSPALGLGFRVGFLGLLHMEIVQERLEREYGVSIITTAPSVVYRVRLKNGEIKEIRNPSELPENWGYIDAIEEPFVLITIITPKDYVGNIMSLCQEKRGIQKKFVYLDPNTVMLEYEMPLSEVIMDFHDKIKGVSKGYASYDYEFLGFREEDLVKLNVFINNEPVDALSFIVHRDKAYRRARQLVEKLKEVIPRQLFEVKVQAGIGNKIIASERIPPLRANVTAKCYGGDITRKKKLLEKQKEGKKRLKQFGKVELPQEAFLTVLKVE
- the mutS gene encoding DNA mismatch repair protein MutS, with product MWNTPSDDDLTPMLSQYHHFKRLYPDCLLLFRLGDFYELFYEDAHIGSKELGLVLTSRPSGKGRERIPMCGVPYHSSSTYINRLVSKGYKVAICEQLEDASQAKGIVKRDVIRVITPGTYFEKELSGLVCVYNKGKKYFCAYLNPSTGEFVAGAFSKEQAYEFMCKFSPKEVLLKKGTDFEFEKLIKAYRTELDEDYFTEGLRVLFKDFNVYNSKALGFESQEELIPCGGAYLYLKNTQKSFTPFVKKPRPYADEGYVRIDYRARRGLELLESYEGREDISLFSVINRTLTGMGKRRLKFHILHPFRSKERILKMQSAVEELINRRELLLQIREILEDMPDLERLTSKISGNLATPKDFVLLKKALFLLADLREKLMNVGFSSEVLKEQLQDMEDLRDIALDIDTTLVDDPPLHLKEGGLIKDGVHPELDHLRDILRNSEKLVKEYEEKLRKETNIQSLKIGYNRVMGFYIEVTKPNLKHVPKYFKRRQTLSNSERFITDELSLMEEKILSAQTRIKDLEYEIFLELKERVLSKVENIAKSAQAIGYLDYIQSLAYLALEQGWKKPIITDEKVIEIKEGKHPLICAFVKDYVPNDTHITEDELIIVITGPNMAGKSSYIRQVAVLTLMAHMGSFLPCEYARIGTVSSLHARIGSGDMLALGVSTFMNEMLEVASILNSADERSLIILDEVGRGTSTYDGIALSKAILEYIAENIKARTLIATHYLEITKLEERFPCIKNYHMAISKNQDKLLFLYRLTRGKAEGSFGIEVAKMAGLPEKVIRRAEEILSEYQVPFLEKVYIQSVHIEKEHKWQEILQHIESIDIAHTTPLQALMILSELKERVKTLKESLI
- the rny gene encoding ribonuclease Y, coding for MSAEVLLVLFIVVLLSGGVGFLVSKLLGKSQQKEMPQVDIQRVEMEARQIVQRAQAEAERILSIAKEEAEKYIRLSKEEAQSILARAKGEAEKIKEELENRRKEVEEEIREKRAQIQKLEQSLMQKEHQLERRLEVLERREEELYRREKDIRDAEKQLEKLQKEAEERLSSIYQKEKEIESLIQKEMLELQRIASMSMEEARAEILKRAEEEAKIEAIKIFKRIEEETRERAEFEAKKVITTAIQRLSPEIAINYTTTTVELPSNEFKGRIIGREGRNIRTFELLTGVDLIIDDTPDVVTISSFDPLRREIAKEALQILIEDGRIHPARIEEVVNQVKKEMDDKIRKMGEETCVELGLYDINPGLYYYIGKLYFRTSYSQNVLLHSKEVAYLAGLMAEELGLDAKMARRAGLLHDIGKSISHELGGSHTDIGIELCKKYGEPDPVLNAIRAHHNEEPVRYPEVALVCAADALSAARPGARRESLETYLKRLEKLESIVKSFKGVANAYAVQAGREVRIIVNPEEISDEEAYMLSKEIARKIEEEMEYPGQIKVVVIRETRHVEYAK
- a CDS encoding 5-formyltetrahydrofolate cyclo-ligase — encoded protein: MKLLKKSELRKEFLNKRDTLTEEERSIYSEKIKAKLKSLKEFKEAKNILLYCPIRKEPDLTSLIWESLSLKKRVLLPKVEGQELKLYSITSQEQIKPGSFCIPEPMGGKEFSPYEVELAIVPGVVFDERGYRIGFGRGYYDRLLQKIMGVKIGVAYSFQVVQEIPTDEWDQPVDVLVTESYILKGGKRYEC
- the pheT gene encoding phenylalanine--tRNA ligase subunit beta, translated to MRFPYTWLSEFIDISDIPPEDIARELTLRSVETSLHKFHVDMDGVVFGKVVDVRPHPTRQNLVVCQIDIGGHYYPKVITADKSVKAGDGVIVALPNAKVGNMCVSKRDFDGVVSEGMLLSTQELGLESHSDGVLKVQEDFKPGTSAYDLLGFGEYVFEIEITPNRGDMLSVRGVARDLCAIFRKDLKEEKAVSFEDFGDIDVQILDPDCKRYRGALIEGVSVKPSPLWLRKRLWQCGLRTINNIVDITNYIMLRDGQPLHAFDADTLKGGIRVRKARQGEKVLTLMGTQKELTEENLVIADEEKAIAIAGVIGLENTAVSSKTKRILLESAYFEPYRIRKSSKLLSVQTDSSYRFERSIDIEGVKRYQDKAIELILDIAGGKLVALRDVYPVPYEPKSIFLSLEKYRRYAGEHMDRREVSDILNRLCIPNKPLRCGIEVNVPSHRSFDIQTDVDIIEEVLRIKGYDSLDAQVMKLPSVPFEKDERFDKVRCLLKSRGLFEVISFSFEDLTLYELLGIEKPSVEISNPLVKSQAYMRTSLIPSLIKACLHNQRQHNYHMALFELGRVYFSNREEDRLGILLVGTQRLYPQENYTPYHALSLFLDVGRLFGISFETNLSSYSFLHPKLQVELLHKGEKFGFLGQLNPRITQILGIKGDVFVGELKMALIKESKKRYKPFSKFPPVIRDLSLVIDKDTPVDKLIFHMKDMLKEKLEEVKVFSIYTGSDVGEGKKSVSFRLIFRSFEGTMSDEEANSAVKALVSSLEESFGAKLR